The genomic region aatcagctcccctggagaaaacggctgctttggagggtgaactctaaggCATTACACCCCAGTGAGGTCCctttcccaccccaaaccccGTCCTTCCTGTGATCCGCTCTGCAatcccccaggaatttcccaacctagagatgGCGATTCTAGGCGAGAGAAGTGCTAAAAAACGATCCAAAGTGTGGCTAGTAGGCCCAGCTGTACAGTAGTTAGAAAAGATGTTTTCCTGCTCCCACTCCTCTGGTCATTCCTACATCTGTAGAGTGGTTCTTGCAAAACTCTGACCCAATCAGTCAAGTTTATTATGATACAAGATCAGCTCCAGAAGGTCAACAATAGTGGaaataagaataaaaaataaatgaagtaaaaataaaataaaaaatagggaGAGCAAATGCAGTGCAAcaagctcagagcagtgaatgcaGATTGTGGCAGGTATGGAGAGATAACGCCTTCCTCGGACAAAGAAATAAAGTTACTGAGGCTCAGTCAATAACCGCTGTCTGCTCTCCAGTTGCTCAGTTGCGTTGCAGAGCTGAGACATGGATTCCATCACTTGCAGTGCTCTCTTCGGGGTTTGTTGTGCtgactttccttctttcttccttgctCTGTCAATCCAGGAGTGAAGATCCTGCCAGTCCCCGTCTTGTCCAATAACTACAGCTACCTTATTATCGACACTGGCTCAAACTGTGCAGTGGTTGTGGATCCTTCAGACCCTTCGGCTGTGCAGGTGAGGGAGACAAAATGGGACATCTCAACACACCAAAGAGATGGGATCTTTTCCCTTCCTCTCGAGCGAGGCTGGAGTTTCTTGACTTATTTCGTATGCCTGTAAATTAAAACATCTGTTAGGAAAATGGAAATAGAATTCTCCCCCTCCTACTAATTACCCCATTGTTTTCAATGTGTACAACTCTAAAGGCATAAAAGGCTTTCCTGTCTAGTTTAGCCTTTTACATTGAGGCAAGATCTTGCGGCTATCAATATATGCTCATCGGCCTAGCCCACATGATATAAGAACAGTTAATGGTTGCAGACTGTCATGGATAGAGAAAAGGAGGAAACAAGGTGCATGAATGGCCTTGTTAAAGTggaccagtcccccccccccaaacaacagcCAGATCTAGGAAAATAAACCCAAAGTGACATTTGTGCTCCAGGAAGAAATTGGTATATAAATCGGTAtattggtatataaatcgaatgttgctgttgttgtattGCCCCACAACCAACTACTATTCCTGGGTGCAGAGAGTGGAGAGGGTTCAATTCCTTTATTCTGCATATGGACATTTAAATCATGGTGGAACTGTCATGCTCCTAAAGCCTAATGTGCCCTGTCTGGACATAGACAGGATGGTGGTCTTTGTAGCATAGGCACCTTTTCATGAGGCAGACTGAGGCAGTCCATTTCAAGAAGCAAATGTTGGGTTACCATCAAGAAATAGTAGAttgtggatttttttaatttatatttttttacCATTATGGCAGGTGACATTTGTATTTTTGGCTAAGACACTCAGTCTCTTTTTTCTCTAGGCATAACTACACTATAGTCTGGTTTGACAACTGTTCATTCTCCAAAGGGAACTTTGTGAGTGGAATAGGGGTTTAGAGAATGCTCAGTGCTTTCGTCAAACTCCTGTTGCCTGCTTCTTTGGTAGAACGTGACCATTAATCCAATCCAGGTCTTTTAGCCTAGATACACCTAAGCACATTCTCTTCTGCTTCTCTGTTCTtgtcttaatttttttcaaacaaCATAACTTATCTCTAACTGCCTCATCTCCAGTGCTTCACTTCTAGTAGAATGGATGCTAATCGAATGCTGCTGATGGCACTGAATGCAAACTGGTCATGCGGGTCCCTTTATAAGTTTGCAATCGATTTGATATGCATAATCCTACTTGTATTCATTTTAGCCTGTCATCTCATCCTAGGAAACATTTGCTGCACACTCTCCCCTCATCATATTCTGCTCCCCACTGACTCTTCCCCCTGAGGCCTAAGGCTCTGTCTCCAGCTGTGTAGGAGCTGACCACAGCCAAGGTCATTCTAAGGTTAGAGTCGCCCCACATGATGAGCACCATCCATCCTGCTTGGGGGcttgtttctctttccttttcaaaGGCTCCCATCCAGCTGGCTCATCCTGTTATACTCAAGAAGCAGCTGTGCACTTTGTTCGTCTGCAGCCTGCAGGGAGATGTAGGGCTGATGGATGAGACAGCCAGACCAGAGACCCAAAGGAAAAGGGGTTGATACCTAGACTTTGGATGAATGGGTAAGGGCAGCTATAAACAATAACGATATCCCCCCCCTCCTTGAGCCAGCGGCTTCCTTTCAAGGGTTTGGTCTAGGCGCCTGCTGATTTAGAGAGGTGTCATGTGAATCCCAATGAAAGAACCACTTTAGATAGTAGTAGGGGCTAAAATAAAAATACCTATAAATGCAGCAGAAGCAAACAAGGGTTTCATTGACATCTTTGCAAAAGAGACAGAGTTTGACTGCCTGTACTGTTGGAGGCACTGGAGGAGCACTTGCTTGGCTGGGCTTCCTCTGTcaaaagaggagggagagagggtgaTTCTGCCGCCGGATCCCCCCTTCCTCACTGAAGCCCTTGTGCTGCGTGGCATTTTGCCCATCAGCATCTGCTGATCCTCAGCACCAACTGTTCAGGGTCACAGAGGATACTACAGGAAGGCAAGGAGTCCTGCTCAACTTTAATTCAGAGCCTTGGAACAATTTGAgcatgttttatttattgatttatttttacaGATTGCCTTtcctactgagactcaaggcagattacaccgtgTAAGATAATGCAATAAAATAGCATGAGACATCCAacgaacaatgcaatagggctaGCATCACAAAAAATAGAGACAATACAAAAAAATCAGATGGGAATCTGATGTCGTAAGGAAAGCAAAaaagaatggaattttaaaaaactaaaaatgtTATAAGAACAAGGTAATATGTATAATAAACAGTAGAATAGATTACAGCcctgttccttttataaaaatgccctcttggGACAGTTCTGTTGAATTAGCATTTTTCTTAGAAAGCAAGTATCAGTCTTTGAGGAAGGGAACTGACTTTTCAGTGGCAGTGGCCTGATCGAAGTCCATTCCTGCCACCTGTGTGCCACAGTTCAGAACTAGAAATGCTGAGTGGCTGTTCCGGATGAAGGCCTGCCTTCCCCTGCTTGCTGCCCATTCCGGCTTGGCTAGAAATGGTCCAATCCATCCTTTGCTCCATGTGGAAGAGAATTGATTTTTCAGTCAGAGAAGCTAAATATGTTGCTATTCTCCTTCTGTGCTAGGGGATAACTCAAGGGTAGGCAAAGAGAGCCTTTGAGATGGACAAGCTTTTCTGCCCTTCAAAGTGATTAGTGAGCCTTTCTGGTTTTGTCCTTTCCAAagccaccctctcccttgctccAATGACTGATAGATCGTATGTGAACTGCTGTCTGCTAGACTAGTTCTGACTTGCCTTTTCCCAGTTGGGCTGTAACTCCAGTTACTCTATGTTCTCAATCCCCTCTTCCTTTGCTATGCAGCACTTATATGTGTGTGACAGAAGAGGAGAACCAGGAAGTGCTCGTGCTGTTGAAACTGAGGCTGTTGTTTTTCAGACTAGAATTATTAACTGCCTTTATAGGGTGCAGAGCAGCAACTGTTCTCATTAGCATTTTTCTCTCTTACTCTATAGTCAGTCATTGAGGAAGAGGGCGTGACTCTGGAGGCCATCCTTTGCACACATAAGCATTGGTAAGACTTTCCTCCTTGTTTTCCCTTTCCCATGGTAAGCAGAAGACTAGGGATGTCTGAAAGTCCCTTTGCATCCCTAGTGTGACTACTGGGAAGGAACTGCCTCCTCGTGCCTTAACTGGAAATAACGCTCTTTCTGGGCACTGTTGTCAGGAAAGAGAGATGAAGATTAGTGGGAAAGACAAGCTTTCTTTGTCACTTAACGAGCATTACCCTGCAGGGATCACAGTGGGGGGAATGCAGCACTACGGCGGCGGCACAGTTCCTGTAGGGTATACGGCAGCAGCTGCGATGACATCCCCGAACTGACAGAGTGAGTGACTTCTGATCCCCTGTTGGTGATATGCACAGATAAAATATTTCTCTGCCAAGTCTAGAGTGGGAAGGCAACCCTCCACATTAGCTCTTCCTTGGTTGGGAGCTGCAATAAAGACACTAGTTTTCCATCTCTTTGAAAAGAGAGTTGCTGTGCCATTCATTTGTCCACAGGAAGCGTTCAGCCAAACAGGCCCCCCCCCATATTCAGAATGCCACGTTAAACCCCTACAGATCTTCAAGACTGGCTGTAGGCTACTTCTTCTTCCTTGTGACCTAATATTGTGTTCCAGTCCCCTCTCAGACAAGGAGACAATCATGGTAGGACGGCTGAACTTCAAAGCCCTCTTCACTCCGGGACACACAGTGGGGCACATGGTCTATGTGCTGGATGGGAAACCTTTTGAAGGGCCAGCCTCTCTCTTTTCAGGAGACCTCCTCTTCCTCTCAGGCTGTGGTAagttagcagttgaggaggataTGGGAGGGGGTGAGGAGGACAAAGTCTGTCACTGCTGCTCCTGTTCCCAGGGATGATCTTGATTCCCACCATCGAGCAATAAATTGGAATCTGCCTCCTCTGTTCACTAGTGAGCACAAAGGCATCTGAACAACTTACAGGTGGGATATTGGGGAGAGAAGTCTGACCTATTCTCTGAGAAACAAGCAGTGGCTTTCCTTGTGGCGGGAGGAGGGAATAAGGGATTTAGAGGCACCTGTGAATAATGAAGGAATAATTTTATATAGAGATAAGGGCAGCTGATCAGTTGTTCCATGTTAAATTAACTGCTTTTTCCTTATCTTTGTAGGCCGGATATTTGAAGGGACTCCAGAAACGATGCTGGCATCACTAGATGCAGTAGCTGACCTTGCAGAAGATACGCTTCTTTGGCCAGGTGAATTCTGCAGTAGcactttctcagcttcttttTATTCCATACCTATATGTCAGGAACCAGAGTTGTTGCATCTCAGTGGACTCATGGATGACTAGTGGGAATAGCTGAACTGATACCTCTGTGTGCCCGATTCACCCTCCTCTTCCATTTTGGAACCTTAATATTGGACATGTCTCTGTATGGTCAAAACTGTGAACTGGGTGTGTAAATGTGGTCTAGACTTCTTTGTATAAAAGCGACAAATACTACTATCTAGAGAATATTGCCGTCATCCTGCAGACCTCTGTGCGTGCAGAACAGCATTGCAGTTAATTAAGGAATATTGCAGCCCCAAGTAATTACCGTATGTGATTGCTTATGGCTTACTTCAGCAGCTTTGAGATTGCACAGAGTGCATGCATACCTCCTTTCATATAAGCCAAATGACCTAAATAACTAGCACCCGATGGCCAACATTCCATTCTTAGGCAAGGTGCTTGAGTGGGTGGTGGCTACACATCCTCAAGCAATCTAGGAAGAGGTAGGTTCTTGGGATCCATTTCAATCTGGAGTCAGGCCTAGGTTTGGAACAGAAATGGCCTTAGTCTCCCTGACATAGGATCTTCACCAGAAGAGTGATGAGGGGAGCACATCCCTGAATTCTcctagacctctcagcagctttcagtGCTATGGACCGTGGCATCCTTCCAGAGAGGCTGGCTGAGTTGGGAATGGGGGGAACGGTGCTTCACTGGTTCCACTGCTACTTGACGGATTGACTCCAAAACATGGTACTGGGGGACTGCTGCCCAATTCTGTAGCATTTATGCTGTGGGGTCATGTTCCCTGTCCTGCTTATTTAACATCTGCATGAAACCGCTGTGAGTGATCATCCAGGGATTCGGAGTGCAGTGGCATCACATTTTGGATGACTCCCAGCGCTATTTCTCCTTATCAGCTGAGTTGGGTAGGTCCGTAGAAGTCCTGAATAGATGCCTGGAGAAAGTAAGGGAATGGATCAGGACTAATAAACTGAAGTTCAGTCCAGACCAGATTGAAGTGCTGCTGGTCAATAGTGGCTCCTCACTTGTATTATAGTGTGCTcctcctgaaggagcaggttcgtAGCTTGGGGGCTTTCGTtgagccaccactgaaaaagccctgtctctggtcaccacctGCCTCACAATTGGATTTTAACTGTGCATTGCATTACAGTGATCTAATGTGGATGCAATCAGAGCATGGCTTACCATGGTCAGATCATGGGTTCTGAGGAAGAGCTGTAGCTGGTATATGAATTGAAGAGATAAAGCAGAAAGTCTTCGCTAAAAGGAGTgctttggcctggtgcctaaagatAGATGGACACCAGGCAAACTCACCAGACCAAAGCATTCCTTTTAGCGAAGactttctccttttctctttttttgttttgttttgtgctctgcttctattttatctttatcattttaggctgcttgGTGTTCGTTTtatgctgttttcatgccctttACTTGTTTTTAATTGCTGTGTTTTGTTACTTTAAGCCGCCTCAAGTAGATCTCTGGTGAGGCAGCATATATATTttccaaatgaataaataaaccatCATGGGACCCAAAGTGTAGTAGTTACAGTGAATTAGAGGAAGTGCACTTTGAGCTTTGCGGAATCAGAAGGGCTGAAAGAGAGCACCTGTTAGTTGGGCTTTGAAGGCAATTGATCATTgatgtccttttctctttttaGGGCACGAGTATGCCTTAGAGTGCCTAATGTTTGCCGGTCTTATGGAAGCCGAGAATCATTTTCTGGAGCAGAAGCTGCAGTGGGTGAATCAACAACGGGTGGAGAAGAAAAGCACGGTgaggaagagtgtgtgtgtgagagag from Eublepharis macularius isolate TG4126 chromosome 2, MPM_Emac_v1.0, whole genome shotgun sequence harbors:
- the LOC129325264 gene encoding probable hydrolase PNKD → MAWLGCVLRIRAVAAAFVAWCCRGLGSVFHRLLAVRRFHHILMALAGPLLFRIGYNLYAHTRLGYLFYKRQMKKARERYPQGHSITQPVVFSGVKILPVPVLSNNYSYLIIDTGSNCAVVVDPSDPSAVQSVIEEEGVTLEAILCTHKHWDHSGGNAALRRRHSSCRVYGSSCDDIPELTDPLSDKETIMVGRLNFKALFTPGHTVGHMVYVLDGKPFEGPASLFSGDLLFLSGCGRIFEGTPETMLASLDAVADLAEDTLLWPGHEYALECLMFAGLMEAENHFLEQKLQWVNQQRVEKKSTCPSTISEEKQYNPFLRTHCRDVQEAVGLHRQRDEDWDIFRARVLKEVRRRKDVYKAN